GCTCTCCTACCTTGATTCAGAGCAGTCAGGTCAGATACTCTCCGAGCTGCCACAGGAGCTGCAGGGGGATATAGCGAGACGAATCGCCACGATGGATTCCACTTCCCCGGAAGTCATCAGCCAAGTCGAGCAGATTCTGGAGAAGAAGCTGTCGACTACGGTTATGCAGGATTACACCGATACGGGCGGTATACAGGCGGTTGTGGAAGTGTTGAACGGAGTCGATCGCAGTACAGAGCGGACGATCCTTGACTCTTTGGAAATACAGGATCCGGAACTGGCGGAAGAGATTAAGAAGAGAATGTTCGTATTCGAAGATATTGTTGCTCTTGATAATCGTGCGATACAGCGGGTCATCCGTGAAGTCGATAATGACGACTTACGTTTGTCCTTGAAAGTCTCCAGTGAAGAAGTAAAGGAAATGGTATTCAAGAACATGTCCCAGCGAATGGCCGAAACCTTCAAAGAGGAGATGGAAATCATGGGTCCAGTCAGGCTTCGTGACGTGGAAGAGGCACAGACAAGGGTCGTGTCTGCAATCCGGCGCCTTGAAGATATTGGTGAAATCGTAATCGCCCGAGGCGGAGGAGATGACATCATTGTGTAAATCCAATCGACACGGACGCGTCATTGAACTCCGGCAAGTTGCAATCGGCCCGCGCGGAGAGGAGTCCCGTCACCATGCAGAGCTTCAAGAAGCGAAGCAGGAGCAGAGAGAAATACTCCGTTCAGCAGAAGCGGAGCGGGAACGCATTCTTCAGAAAGCAGAAAAAGAAATAGAACAGTGGCGAAAGACATGGGAAGAAGAAAAGCGTCTTATTACAGAAGAAGCGTTTAACGAAGGCCGCCTGGATGGCTTTGAAGCAGGAAGGATGGAAGGTTTTGAGTCATACAAAGAGAAGATCTCGGAAGCCAACCGGGTCATGGGGCAGGCTAAAGAGCAGCATGACAGAGTGGTGGAAGAAAGCGAACAAACCATTCTTCGATTAGCAGTCGCTTGTGCGGAGAAGGTCGTTAAAAAGCAGCTGGATCAAT
This sequence is a window from Bacillus sp. SB49. Protein-coding genes within it:
- the fliG gene encoding flagellar motor switch protein FliG, yielding MALRKTRLTGKQKAAALLIALGPDVAAKVYKHLNEEEIEQLTLEISSVQKVDAKEKEEILDQFHQIALAQDYISQGGIGYAKTILEKALGPAEAANIIGRLTSSLQVRPFDFARRADAGQILNFIQNEHPQTIALVLSYLDSEQSGQILSELPQELQGDIARRIATMDSTSPEVISQVEQILEKKLSTTVMQDYTDTGGIQAVVEVLNGVDRSTERTILDSLEIQDPELAEEIKKRMFVFEDIVALDNRAIQRVIREVDNDDLRLSLKVSSEEVKEMVFKNMSQRMAETFKEEMEIMGPVRLRDVEEAQTRVVSAIRRLEDIGEIVIARGGGDDIIV
- the fliH gene encoding flagellar assembly protein FliH gives rise to the protein MCKSNRHGRVIELRQVAIGPRGEESRHHAELQEAKQEQREILRSAEAERERILQKAEKEIEQWRKTWEEEKRLITEEAFNEGRLDGFEAGRMEGFESYKEKISEANRVMGQAKEQHDRVVEESEQTILRLAVACAEKVVKKQLDQSDDYFLSLVRHAVKEVQDQPEITVKLHPDQYELLHHQMEELQRLVDVHTKLVLYADIELSPYACVIESPFGMIRAGVDSQLSELREKLFEAAFGVDSDE